CCGCCCTCGCGCTCGCCTCCGCCGTGGTGCTCGGCCGGGCGTTGCGTCGCCGGAGGTGAGGGGCGGGCGGCGGAGGCGACGGGCGCCGGAGGCGGGGCGGGCCAGTAGGGTCGTCGGGTGAGCAGGAGCGAAGAGAACGTCAGGCTGACCGTCGGCGAAGCCGAGTTGACCGTCGACCCCGGGCACGGCTGCCGGATCAGCAGCCTGCGGATCGGGGGCACCGAACTGCTCCGCCAGGGCGAGCGCTACGGCTGCTTCCCGATGGTGCCCTGGTGCGGGCGCACCGGGAACGGACAGTTCCGCAACGGCGACGAGCTCCACCGGCTGCCGCTGAACTCCCCGCCGCACGCCATCCACGGCACCGGCCGGGACACCTCCTGGCAGCCGGCGTTCACGGCCGCCGACCTGGACGAGGGGCGGGCCGCGTTCTACTACGACCTCGCCGAGCCCTGGCCGTACCGGGGCCGGGTGACGCAGACCTTCGAGCTGACCGGGGACGCGCTGACGCTGGGCCTCGCCGTCGAGACGTCACGCGACTCCTTCCCCGCCCAGGCCGGCTGGCACCCGTGGTTCCACCGCACCGTCGACGGCGTGGCCGCCGAGCTGTCCTTCGACGCCGCCTGGCAGGAGGAGCGCGGCGCGGACCATCTGCCGACCGGCCGTCGCATCGACCCCCTGCCCGGCCCGTGGGACGACTGCTTCGGCATGCCCGACGGCGTCGACGTGAAGCTCACCTGGCCGGAGCGGCTGGAGCTGAGGGTGAAGAGCCGCAGCGCGTGGGTGGTCGTCTACGACGAGCAGGACGAGGCCGTCTGCGTCGAGCCGCAGTCCGGGCCGCCGAACGGGCTGAACACCGCGCCCCGGCTGGTGACCCCGATCGACCCGCTGGAGATCACGACGACGTGGAGCTGGACGCGGCTCTGAGCCGGTGCCCGGCAGAGGGCCGGTGCGACACCGCTTACCCTCGTGGACATGACTGACGTACGCGCTGACCTGCTCCAGCAGATCAAGGACAAGGCCGTGGTGCACGGCAAGGTGACCCTCTCCTCGGGGCTGGAAGCCGACTGGTACATCGACCTGCGCCGGATCACGCTGGACGGCAGGGCCGCGCCGCTGGTCGGCCAGGTCATGCTCGACGCCACCGCCGAGCTGGACTACGACTGCGTCGGCGGGCTGACGCTCGGCGCCGACCCGGTCGCCACCTCGATGCTGCACGCCTCCGCCGCCCGGGGCAGGAGCCTGGACGCGTTCGTCGTCCGCAAGGCGCAG
The nucleotide sequence above comes from Streptomyces sp. NBC_01116. Encoded proteins:
- a CDS encoding aldose 1-epimerase yields the protein MSRSEENVRLTVGEAELTVDPGHGCRISSLRIGGTELLRQGERYGCFPMVPWCGRTGNGQFRNGDELHRLPLNSPPHAIHGTGRDTSWQPAFTAADLDEGRAAFYYDLAEPWPYRGRVTQTFELTGDALTLGLAVETSRDSFPAQAGWHPWFHRTVDGVAAELSFDAAWQEERGADHLPTGRRIDPLPGPWDDCFGMPDGVDVKLTWPERLELRVKSRSAWVVVYDEQDEAVCVEPQSGPPNGLNTAPRLVTPIDPLEITTTWSWTRL
- the pyrE gene encoding orotate phosphoribosyltransferase, whose translation is MTDVRADLLQQIKDKAVVHGKVTLSSGLEADWYIDLRRITLDGRAAPLVGQVMLDATAELDYDCVGGLTLGADPVATSMLHASAARGRSLDAFVVRKAQKAHGMQRRIEGTDVKGRRCLVVEDTSTTGGSPLTAVEAVREAGGEVVAVAVIVERGAAPAIAEAGLPYVHVYSVADLDLG